Proteins from one uncultured Anaeromusa sp. genomic window:
- a CDS encoding ubiquinone/menaquinone biosynthesis methyltransferase, producing MQCFHFYRKEEKMHAIFQTIAPRYNCLNRMISFFHDQYWRRKAVEQANFPPQAKLLDVCCGTGRLTQELLRHGGEESRITGLDFSANMLREAEANLRYHPQCRQVSWVHGNALHLPFADASFDGVSIAFGLYSVAGTEQVLQEMLRVLRPGGKLLLLELSQPADTALTPLFHFYFEHILPLAGSLYLGLPITFQRWLPESLHTLPSREAISQILAQLGAATTSWKSLTNGMVAIGTAVKSEA from the coding sequence ATGCAATGCTTCCATTTTTATCGCAAAGAAGAAAAAATGCATGCGATCTTCCAAACCATCGCTCCCCGCTACAACTGCCTCAACCGCATGATCAGCTTTTTCCATGATCAATATTGGCGGCGCAAAGCCGTAGAGCAGGCAAATTTCCCGCCCCAGGCCAAGCTTCTGGATGTTTGCTGCGGCACTGGCCGCCTAACGCAAGAATTGCTGCGCCATGGCGGCGAGGAAAGCCGCATTACAGGACTGGATTTTTCCGCTAACATGCTGCGCGAAGCCGAAGCAAATCTTCGCTACCATCCTCAATGCCGCCAAGTTTCCTGGGTTCATGGCAATGCGCTGCACTTGCCCTTTGCCGACGCCTCCTTTGACGGCGTTTCTATCGCCTTCGGCTTGTACAGCGTCGCGGGCACGGAACAGGTGCTGCAAGAAATGCTGCGCGTACTTCGTCCCGGCGGCAAGCTGCTATTGCTTGAGCTTTCTCAGCCCGCCGACACCGCTCTGACGCCCTTGTTCCACTTTTATTTTGAACATATACTGCCCTTAGCAGGCAGCTTGTACCTGGGCCTTCCGATCACTTTTCAGCGCTGGCTGCCGGAATCGCTGCATACGCTTCCCTCGCGCGAAGCAATCTCTCAAATTCTAGCGCAGTTGGGCGCCGCAACCACCTCTTGGAAAAGTCTAACAAACGGCATGGTCGCCATCGGCACTGCTGTTAAAAGCGAGGCTTAA
- a CDS encoding MFS transporter, translating to MNGPVNSEDRKIAAIIKQQLRQLRRQGRLLGRALAYRNFRLFFCGQGLSLLGTWVQSIAMSWLVYRLTGSGLLLGLVSFAGQIPSLLFSPFIGVWVDRLPRRQVLVATQALSLLQATILALLVWTGREEIWHLLALSLLLGCINAADMPARQALVVELVEAREDRGNAIALNSVMFNATRLVGPALGGLLIPLVGEAMCFALNAVSYLFSLLSLVLLRLAALEKETEKKSWHRGFRDGWNYTFGHPPIRQLLQLLALMSLSAMPYTVLLPVLAVRYFGGGAPLLGTLMAVAGAGSLCGALILAFRRSIVGLERWVGAAALLAALSLLGLSAGVSVEAAGVLLFALGVGLLFLIVGVNTLLQHMVPDHLRGRVMSFYNMSFLGLVPVGCIAAGQGADWFGVLTMLQYCGWACLAAAILFLRQLPSFQGKACQIYQDSGHLGPDEKC from the coding sequence ATGAACGGGCCAGTAAACTCAGAAGACCGCAAAATCGCAGCGATCATTAAGCAACAGCTTCGTCAGTTGCGTAGGCAAGGGCGCCTCTTAGGACGCGCTCTGGCCTATCGTAACTTTCGTCTGTTCTTTTGCGGTCAAGGGCTGTCTTTATTAGGTACATGGGTACAAAGCATTGCTATGAGCTGGTTGGTATATCGCCTGACCGGTTCGGGTTTACTGTTGGGCTTGGTAAGTTTTGCCGGACAGATTCCTAGTTTGCTTTTTTCGCCATTTATCGGCGTCTGGGTGGATCGCTTGCCGCGAAGGCAGGTGCTTGTTGCCACCCAGGCGCTTTCTTTGTTGCAGGCGACAATCTTAGCCTTGCTGGTCTGGACGGGCCGCGAAGAAATCTGGCATTTGCTGGCGCTGAGTCTATTGTTAGGCTGCATTAATGCGGCAGATATGCCGGCGCGCCAGGCTTTGGTCGTGGAGTTGGTGGAGGCGCGTGAAGATCGGGGCAACGCTATCGCCTTAAATTCCGTCATGTTCAACGCAACTCGGTTAGTAGGGCCAGCGTTGGGGGGGCTTTTGATTCCCTTGGTTGGCGAAGCGATGTGCTTCGCTCTTAATGCGGTAAGTTACCTTTTTTCGTTGCTTTCCTTGGTTTTGCTGCGTCTTGCTGCGTTAGAAAAAGAAACGGAGAAAAAAAGCTGGCATCGGGGTTTTCGGGACGGTTGGAATTATACCTTCGGGCATCCTCCCATTCGGCAATTACTGCAATTGTTGGCGCTGATGAGCCTTTCCGCCATGCCTTATACGGTACTGCTGCCAGTGCTGGCAGTGCGTTATTTTGGCGGCGGCGCGCCGCTGTTGGGAACGCTGATGGCTGTGGCCGGGGCGGGCTCTTTATGCGGGGCGCTGATTCTTGCTTTTCGGCGCAGTATTGTCGGTTTGGAGCGCTGGGTTGGCGCGGCGGCGCTTTTGGCGGCATTGAGTCTGCTGGGGCTGTCTGCAGGCGTATCGGTAGAGGCGGCAGGTGTCTTGCTGTTTGCGTTAGGGGTAGGACTGCTTTTTTTGATTGTCGGCGTCAATACCTTGCTGCAGCACATGGTTCCCGACCATTTGAGAGGGCGGGTTATGAGTTTTTACAATATGTCTTTTCTCGGCTTGGTTCCCGTGGGCTGCATTGCAGCAGGGCAGGGGGCGGATTGGTTTGGCGTCTTGACTATGCTGCAATATTGCGGCTGGGCTTGTTTGGCCGCGGCTATTCTTTTTTTACGGCAGCTGCCATCGTTTCAGGGCAAGGCTTGCCAAATTTATCAAGACTCCGGTCATTTAGGGCCGGATGAAAAATGTTAA
- a CDS encoding HD domain-containing phosphohydrolase, with amino-acid sequence MKPVQGLQMVRELAVLYELSLAVGRTLELEENCAAFLQVLLRRKTFRYGAVWLNDEAQERARLIYGYPSYYVENVLGALPSVAKACLDNDAGAVVTAQMSEFEELVQERQIEGGCYFLYPLGKMGVLKLYSVQEELAENEVLQRMLAQVMQKFAVSVEACLLFERLREEAEERRQAEEEVRTLNNQLELRVIKRTEQLLDSNAKLRQEIIERKRVEEQLRIYSEKDALTGLANRSRFERLRQELAEMNQGTLGVLAIDVNDLKLVNDLEGHEAGDELLRRVSGVLQAAFGDAELLARIGGDEFVALYCDVPGELMKQKAEFLAREATAARVSLSVGWAWGDLSQMVSQNLLQAADSAMYAEKYKFTSQYEQGGLARLRRMLEVGSRWTGPHVQRLEGILVRFGRYLQLQDSEESLRLLAMFHDVGTLLLPEVLVNKDAVYTPEERALMESHAEKGAQLAQMMPELAPLAKLILHHHERWDGAGYPAKLCGEEIPYLSRVLAVADAYESMTGTRVHRGPLSRIEALAELERCAGSQFDSAVVKAFQEMLSFDEG; translated from the coding sequence ATGAAGCCGGTACAGGGGCTCCAGATGGTACGGGAATTGGCGGTTTTGTATGAATTGTCGTTGGCGGTGGGGCGAACGTTGGAGCTGGAAGAGAATTGCGCCGCCTTTTTGCAAGTCCTCTTGCGGCGCAAAACCTTTCGTTATGGCGCAGTCTGGCTGAACGACGAGGCGCAGGAACGGGCGCGCTTGATCTACGGATACCCCAGCTACTATGTGGAAAATGTGCTGGGCGCCTTGCCTTCTGTGGCTAAAGCCTGCTTAGATAATGACGCCGGAGCGGTGGTAACGGCGCAGATGTCTGAATTTGAAGAATTGGTGCAGGAACGGCAAATCGAAGGCGGTTGCTATTTTTTATATCCCTTGGGAAAAATGGGAGTGCTTAAGCTCTATAGCGTCCAAGAAGAGCTGGCGGAGAATGAAGTCCTGCAGCGTATGCTGGCACAGGTGATGCAAAAGTTTGCAGTGTCCGTGGAAGCCTGTTTGCTTTTTGAGCGGCTCCGGGAGGAAGCGGAGGAGCGCCGGCAAGCGGAAGAGGAAGTGCGTACTTTAAACAATCAACTGGAGTTGCGCGTGATCAAGAGAACGGAGCAGCTATTGGACTCCAATGCGAAACTGCGTCAAGAAATAATAGAACGCAAGCGAGTAGAAGAACAGTTGCGCATTTATAGTGAAAAAGATGCCTTGACAGGCTTGGCCAATCGTTCCCGCTTTGAGCGCTTGCGCCAGGAATTGGCGGAAATGAACCAGGGAACCTTAGGTGTTTTGGCCATTGATGTCAATGATTTGAAGCTGGTTAACGACCTGGAAGGCCATGAAGCAGGAGATGAATTGCTGCGCCGCGTTAGCGGCGTATTGCAGGCGGCCTTTGGGGATGCGGAGTTGTTGGCGCGCATTGGCGGTGATGAGTTTGTGGCGTTGTATTGTGATGTGCCGGGAGAGTTGATGAAGCAGAAAGCGGAATTTCTTGCCCGGGAGGCCACGGCGGCGCGTGTTTCTTTATCTGTGGGCTGGGCCTGGGGTGATTTGTCTCAGATGGTCAGTCAGAACCTGTTGCAGGCTGCAGATAGCGCCATGTATGCGGAAAAATACAAGTTTACTTCCCAGTACGAGCAGGGAGGACTAGCGAGGCTGCGGCGCATGCTGGAGGTGGGCAGCCGTTGGACAGGGCCCCATGTACAGAGGCTGGAAGGGATTTTGGTTCGTTTTGGTCGGTACTTGCAGCTTCAGGACAGTGAGGAATCGCTGCGCTTATTGGCTATGTTTCATGATGTAGGTACGCTGTTGCTGCCGGAGGTGCTGGTAAACAAGGATGCTGTATATACGCCGGAAGAGCGGGCCTTGATGGAAAGCCATGCGGAAAAAGGGGCTCAGTTGGCGCAGATGATGCCGGAACTGGCTCCTTTGGCAAAGCTCATCCTGCATCACCATGAACGTTGGGACGGCGCCGGGTATCCGGCTAAACTTTGCGGGGAGGAAATTCCCTATCTCAGCAGAGTGCTGGCTGTGGCTGACGCCTATGAATCGATGACCGGGACGCGCGTGCATCGAGGGCCGCTAAGCAGAATAGAGGCGTTGGCGGAGTTAGAGCGCTGCGCCGGCAGCCAATTTGATTCGGCTGTGGTGAAGGCGTTTCAAGAGATGTTGTCTTTTGATGAAGGATAA
- the addA gene encoding helicase-exonuclease AddAB subunit AddA, translating into MSWSERQRRAIEARRKNLLVSAAAGSGKTAVLVERVIQRMLDVADPLDIDRLLVVTFTNAAALEMRERIAAALGKELSRQDLPPDRLERLERQLALLGSASISTIHSFCQSVVRQHFHQLNLDPRFRVASQAEADLLRRDVLEEVLEKRYAADDPAMFLLADCYGGERDDAELGVMIVELYEFSRSLPEPELWLQGCLDVFAPPEQDSFDELPQAKLLLRQAQLRLGSLAVAAAELLELAELAGEKEVQLAQEYAAVIDELQAASTWSELERACRQGEKTAYTRLSGGKKDPAGQEARDAFKHGRDQLKKQLEKVYVLVDRPGEELLEDLRHCQPLMAALVAVTLEFASAFREAKASRNLLDFGDLEHFCLAVLHDGEGSSAAALDLQERFQEVMVDEYQDTNGVQEAILQCLCPAASGRLFLVGDVKQSIYRFRLAEPELFREKYESYPVLGEGYERIDLAQNFRSRANVLAGVNYLFRQLMEPQVAELAYGEAEFLRPGLPYPPCEGKSLEGPNELWLLEETGKEAAESEDDGAVEELPGGFAAEAALIARRLQKLQEEQVQVYDKGLGGYRPLAWRDVVVLLRSVRAKGPVLLEALREAGIPAYADVDEGYFREIEVEVLLAALAAVDNPRQDIPLAAFLRSPLVGCKAAELAGIRLASAERSDLWDAVTVLADLETEAGRKAAHAVELLEGWRRLARRRGVPELLLRIYRDTGYYEYVGGLPGGALRQANLRALYDRARQFESTHYRGLFRFLRFVEDMREGGADMAVARILGEQENVVRVMTIHKSKGLEFPVVVVADAGKQFNLQDLKKPVLFHKTQGLGPQVIDVNTRYRYPGAARKAVAHCLELETKAEELRVLYVALTRAREKLILTGRLKHADKAAANWCRQSCRSEELLPPGLIAEAKGYLDWLGPALVRHQAAGDLRRLGGAPQEECLLPDESSWEIHICPPAAADSAGAAVLPDDWSCLEEGQLLPGGEAAQTAACLEWQYPWQDAVGKAAKLSVTEIKRRFADVDESARAWPARSGAVYDRPLFLQAQQGPKGGEYGVWMHTVMQHLPLEGRLNEEQVQSVLEELVVKEVLLPEQAAALEASKIAAFLESALGNRLLASSQVRREVPFSVLLPAEEFYPEVAGQEETVFVQGVADLLFKEGDAWILVDYKSDRGLSPEELASRYRLQLELYARALGGILRQPVKECWLYSFALEKTILLEGGD; encoded by the coding sequence ATGAGCTGGTCAGAGAGGCAGCGCCGGGCGATTGAAGCGAGGCGTAAAAATTTACTGGTTTCGGCAGCGGCTGGCTCCGGCAAGACCGCGGTGCTGGTGGAACGGGTCATTCAGCGCATGTTGGACGTTGCAGACCCTTTAGATATTGACAGATTGCTAGTCGTTACTTTTACCAATGCGGCGGCCTTGGAAATGAGAGAACGGATTGCCGCGGCGCTGGGGAAAGAGCTGAGCCGTCAGGATTTGCCGCCAGACAGGCTGGAACGCTTGGAACGGCAGCTGGCGTTATTAGGTTCGGCTTCTATTTCTACCATTCATTCGTTTTGTCAGTCTGTGGTGCGGCAGCATTTTCACCAATTGAATCTGGATCCCCGTTTTCGCGTGGCTTCGCAGGCGGAGGCGGATTTACTGCGCCGCGATGTTCTGGAAGAGGTGCTGGAAAAACGCTATGCTGCGGATGATCCGGCGATGTTCCTGTTAGCGGACTGCTATGGCGGCGAGCGCGATGATGCGGAATTGGGCGTTATGATTGTAGAGCTTTATGAGTTCTCCCGCTCGCTTCCAGAGCCAGAGCTGTGGCTGCAAGGTTGTTTGGATGTATTTGCGCCGCCGGAGCAGGATTCCTTTGATGAACTGCCGCAGGCCAAACTGTTGCTGCGCCAGGCGCAGCTGCGTCTAGGGTCGTTGGCTGTTGCGGCGGCGGAACTGCTGGAACTAGCGGAACTGGCCGGTGAAAAAGAAGTGCAGCTGGCGCAGGAATATGCAGCAGTCATTGACGAGCTGCAGGCGGCCTCCACTTGGAGCGAGCTGGAGCGCGCCTGCAGACAAGGGGAAAAAACCGCCTATACCCGTCTGAGCGGCGGCAAGAAAGATCCCGCCGGGCAAGAGGCGAGGGACGCTTTTAAGCATGGACGGGATCAATTAAAAAAACAGCTGGAAAAAGTATATGTCTTAGTCGATCGGCCCGGGGAGGAACTGTTAGAGGACTTGCGTCACTGCCAGCCGCTGATGGCGGCGCTGGTGGCGGTGACTTTAGAGTTTGCCTCCGCCTTTCGCGAAGCCAAGGCCAGCCGCAACTTGCTGGACTTTGGCGATTTGGAACACTTTTGCTTGGCGGTCTTGCACGACGGCGAAGGTTCTTCTGCAGCGGCGCTAGATTTGCAAGAGCGCTTTCAGGAAGTAATGGTCGATGAATATCAGGATACGAATGGCGTGCAGGAGGCTATTTTGCAATGTCTGTGTCCAGCGGCCAGCGGCCGGCTGTTTTTAGTAGGCGATGTGAAGCAAAGCATATACCGTTTTCGTCTGGCGGAGCCGGAGCTGTTTCGCGAAAAATATGAAAGCTATCCTGTGTTGGGCGAGGGCTATGAACGGATTGATCTGGCGCAGAATTTTCGCAGCCGCGCCAACGTACTGGCAGGGGTCAATTATCTTTTTCGACAGTTGATGGAGCCGCAGGTGGCGGAGCTGGCGTATGGGGAAGCTGAATTCCTGCGGCCGGGGCTGCCGTATCCGCCTTGCGAGGGGAAAAGTCTGGAAGGACCTAATGAGCTTTGGCTGCTGGAGGAGACGGGCAAAGAGGCAGCGGAAAGCGAAGATGACGGCGCAGTTGAAGAACTGCCGGGAGGCTTTGCTGCCGAAGCGGCGCTCATTGCACGACGGCTGCAAAAGCTGCAAGAAGAGCAAGTGCAGGTATATGACAAGGGCCTGGGCGGCTATCGGCCGTTGGCTTGGCGGGATGTGGTGGTGCTGCTGCGCTCGGTGCGGGCCAAAGGACCGGTGCTGCTGGAGGCTTTGCGCGAAGCCGGCATTCCTGCGTACGCCGATGTGGACGAGGGATATTTTCGAGAAATCGAAGTAGAAGTGCTTTTAGCCGCCTTAGCGGCGGTGGACAATCCAAGGCAAGATATTCCACTGGCCGCATTTTTACGTTCGCCCTTGGTGGGCTGTAAAGCGGCAGAGTTGGCCGGAATTCGCCTGGCCAGCGCCGAACGAAGCGATTTGTGGGATGCGGTGACTGTTTTAGCGGACCTGGAAACGGAAGCAGGCCGCAAAGCGGCACATGCAGTGGAACTTTTAGAAGGCTGGCGTCGTTTGGCGCGGCGGCGGGGCGTGCCGGAGCTGCTTCTGCGCATATACCGCGATACGGGGTATTATGAATATGTAGGCGGTCTGCCTGGCGGCGCGCTGCGGCAAGCCAATCTGCGCGCTCTTTATGATCGGGCCCGGCAGTTTGAGAGCACCCATTACCGAGGCCTTTTCCGCTTTTTGCGCTTTGTGGAGGATATGCGCGAAGGCGGCGCTGATATGGCGGTGGCTCGAATTTTGGGGGAGCAGGAAAATGTTGTACGGGTTATGACCATTCACAAAAGTAAAGGCCTGGAGTTTCCAGTCGTGGTCGTGGCCGATGCGGGCAAACAGTTTAACCTGCAGGATTTGAAAAAACCGGTTCTTTTTCACAAGACCCAGGGCTTGGGGCCGCAGGTTATTGATGTAAATACGCGCTACCGCTATCCTGGCGCGGCTCGTAAGGCAGTGGCTCATTGCTTGGAACTGGAGACAAAGGCCGAAGAACTGCGGGTTTTATATGTAGCTCTTACGCGAGCGCGGGAAAAATTGATTTTAACGGGACGTCTCAAGCATGCAGACAAGGCGGCCGCCAATTGGTGCCGTCAAAGCTGCCGCAGCGAAGAATTGCTGCCCCCCGGTTTGATCGCCGAAGCCAAAGGGTATTTGGATTGGCTGGGGCCGGCATTGGTCCGCCACCAGGCAGCGGGCGATTTGCGTCGTTTAGGCGGCGCGCCACAAGAGGAATGCTTGCTGCCGGATGAAAGTAGCTGGGAGATTCATATTTGTCCGCCTGCGGCGGCGGACTCTGCTGGCGCTGCTGTCTTGCCTGACGATTGGTCTTGTTTAGAAGAAGGCCAGCTTTTGCCTGGAGGCGAAGCGGCTCAAACCGCGGCCTGCCTGGAGTGGCAATATCCTTGGCAGGACGCGGTCGGCAAGGCGGCTAAGCTTTCGGTAACGGAAATTAAGCGGCGTTTTGCCGACGTAGACGAAAGCGCTCGCGCCTGGCCGGCGCGGTCAGGCGCTGTATATGACCGGCCTCTTTTTCTGCAGGCGCAGCAAGGGCCGAAGGGCGGCGAATACGGCGTCTGGATGCACACGGTGATGCAGCATCTGCCGCTAGAGGGCAGGCTGAACGAAGAACAGGTGCAGTCTGTGTTGGAAGAACTAGTTGTCAAGGAAGTGCTGCTGCCGGAGCAGGCGGCAGCCTTGGAAGCATCGAAAATTGCCGCTTTTTTAGAGTCCGCTCTGGGAAACCGCTTGCTGGCGTCTTCTCAAGTCCGGCGGGAGGTTCCTTTTAGCGTCCTGCTGCCGGCGGAGGAATTTTACCCCGAAGTGGCGGGGCAGGAAGAAACGGTCTTTGTGCAAGGCGTGGCGGATCTGCTGTTTAAAGAAGGCGATGCTTGGATTCTGGTGGACTATAAAAGTGATCGAGGTTTGTCGCCGGAAGAATTGGCAAGCCGTTACCGTTTGCAGCTGGAACTCTACGCTCGCGCTTTAGGCGGCATTCTGCGGCAGCCTGTCAAAGAATGCTGGCTGTACTCCTTCGCCCTAGAAAAAACCATTCTTTTGGAGGGTGGGGATTGA
- a CDS encoding UbiA-like polyprenyltransferase, translating to MQTLRIFLEMIKFKHTLFALPFAYAGALLTAQRVPSLHDLFWITVAMAGARTAAMSFNRLADRHFDAANPRTANRALPQNQLSLLAVSLYTLFSLLLLALAAFQLSSLAVKLLLPVVFCLTFYSYTKRFTWLCHLFLGATLGLAPLCAWAAIADTLSLPALSLWGGVLFWVAGFDIIYACSDMEFDRQAGLYSIPACFGLAPSLRLAAFFHVFAAGFFVITGWLLTLGPWYWAALGAAAFPLWWQHHLVSPTDLSRSQVAFFHCNSLLSLLFFAGVLLDVLTRYGF from the coding sequence ATGCAGACATTGCGCATTTTTCTGGAAATGATCAAGTTCAAGCATACCTTATTCGCTCTGCCTTTCGCCTATGCGGGTGCGCTTCTAACAGCGCAGCGCGTGCCCTCTCTGCACGATCTTTTCTGGATCACTGTCGCCATGGCCGGCGCCCGTACCGCCGCTATGTCCTTTAACCGTCTGGCGGATCGACATTTTGACGCTGCCAACCCCCGCACCGCCAACCGCGCTCTGCCCCAAAATCAATTAAGCCTTTTAGCCGTGTCTCTCTACACGCTGTTTTCTTTGCTCCTCTTGGCCCTGGCGGCGTTTCAGCTCAGCTCGCTGGCTGTAAAACTGCTGCTGCCAGTCGTCTTTTGCCTGACCTTCTACTCCTATACCAAGCGATTCACCTGGCTATGTCATCTCTTTCTCGGCGCTACTTTGGGCCTAGCGCCTCTTTGCGCCTGGGCGGCTATTGCCGATACGCTCAGCTTGCCAGCCCTCTCTTTGTGGGGCGGCGTCCTCTTCTGGGTAGCCGGCTTTGACATCATCTATGCCTGCAGCGATATGGAATTTGACCGACAAGCCGGACTGTACTCGATTCCGGCCTGCTTCGGCCTCGCTCCTTCGCTGCGCCTGGCCGCCTTTTTCCATGTCTTTGCAGCCGGTTTTTTCGTAATTACCGGCTGGCTTTTAACTCTGGGCCCCTGGTACTGGGCGGCCCTTGGCGCCGCCGCTTTCCCGCTTTGGTGGCAGCACCATTTAGTTAGCCCAACGGATCTCTCCCGTAGCCAAGTGGCTTTCTTTCACTGCAACAGCCTCTTAAGCCTGCTTTTCTTCGCCGGCGTGCTCCTCGACGTGCTGACCAGATACGGTTTTTGA
- a CDS encoding DUF4405 domain-containing protein yields MNLERLRPTVTVLALSLFLISLVTGLVLWLVPGRGAFLGLSKGIYKDVHIYLSLGVTVILLIHGWLNRKALSRYFGLSRAACWQAGAVTAVLLAAVVGMKSM; encoded by the coding sequence ATGAATTTGGAAAGACTGCGGCCGACTGTGACTGTATTGGCATTAAGTCTTTTTTTGATTTCCTTAGTGACAGGCTTGGTTTTGTGGCTGGTTCCTGGTCGCGGGGCTTTTTTGGGTCTGTCCAAGGGGATTTATAAGGACGTCCATATTTACCTGAGTCTGGGAGTGACTGTTATCCTGTTGATCCATGGGTGGCTCAACAGGAAGGCTTTGAGTCGCTATTTCGGCCTGAGTCGGGCTGCTTGTTGGCAAGCGGGCGCTGTAACGGCGGTGCTGCTGGCTGCTGTAGTTGGCATGAAATCAATGTAA
- a CDS encoding FIST C-terminal domain-containing protein yields MSMQGWLSGSQSEAWLAQLERIEWKENEILLLLAASASQAALPAVWQWARDKGVVVAGSLFPALIRGEQVEKEGACWLRLTLAAPLLPLYPKQEEPPWRHDVQNTTAFLLFNCQRGETEQLLDGLYDYLGHSIRCIGAVGEYTLQETGTALFTQEGWCEAVGLAVFAACGLHTSRGYGFSSLPDVLIVTKAEKNRILELNWQSARAAYQGVLAAHGLVLDDVGRYPLGIVREESVDLVRSVVEITEDGSLLCAGEVPENAVLSVLVAEGEAMAASVAAAAEEVEVTAARGVLIVNCYAREQLEGSFFTKELSVLRQTLQRRNPNLGEPYGVLSYGEIVLPSEGILELCNKTVVIGVMV; encoded by the coding sequence ATGAGCATGCAAGGCTGGCTGTCCGGTTCGCAAAGCGAGGCGTGGTTGGCGCAGTTAGAGCGTATCGAATGGAAAGAAAATGAAATATTGCTGCTTCTGGCAGCTTCCGCTTCGCAGGCGGCGCTGCCTGCGGTATGGCAGTGGGCTCGAGACAAAGGCGTAGTTGTAGCCGGATCTTTGTTTCCTGCGCTCATTCGAGGCGAGCAGGTTGAAAAGGAAGGAGCCTGTTGGTTGCGGTTGACTTTGGCTGCGCCTTTATTGCCGCTATATCCTAAACAAGAGGAGCCGCCTTGGCGGCATGACGTGCAGAATACGACTGCGTTTTTGCTGTTCAACTGCCAGCGCGGTGAAACAGAACAGTTGTTGGACGGCTTGTATGATTACTTGGGCCATTCGATTCGCTGCATTGGCGCTGTGGGTGAATACACTTTGCAGGAAACAGGTACGGCTTTGTTTACGCAGGAAGGTTGGTGCGAGGCCGTGGGGCTGGCTGTGTTTGCCGCCTGCGGGCTGCATACTTCGCGCGGCTATGGTTTCAGCAGTCTGCCGGACGTACTGATCGTGACTAAGGCGGAGAAAAACCGTATTTTGGAGCTCAATTGGCAGAGCGCACGGGCCGCTTATCAGGGGGTGCTGGCGGCGCATGGCTTGGTTTTAGATGACGTTGGCCGCTACCCACTAGGAATTGTACGGGAAGAAAGTGTAGACTTGGTGCGCAGTGTTGTCGAAATCACAGAAGACGGCAGTCTGCTATGCGCTGGCGAAGTGCCGGAAAACGCCGTCCTCAGCGTGCTTGTCGCCGAAGGAGAGGCTATGGCGGCCTCGGTGGCTGCGGCCGCTGAGGAGGTAGAAGTTACGGCTGCGCGGGGCGTCTTGATTGTGAACTGTTATGCCAGAGAACAATTGGAAGGGTCCTTCTTCACTAAAGAATTGTCAGTCCTCCGGCAAACCTTGCAGCGACGCAATCCGAACTTGGGCGAACCTTATGGCGTACTGAGCTATGGAGAAATTGTCTTGCCGTCAGAGGGAATCTTGGAATTGTGCAATAAAACCGTTGTTATTGGAGTGATGGTATGA
- a CDS encoding hotdog domain-containing protein has translation MAIKNFETHHLVTGADTNHHGTLFAGRGAAWFVEAGFVAAASLTCTAETVCATVHGMVFNRPVKKGSILRFDSRVVYTGRSSLVVYVDVVTADKEEFVVDGFLTFIHVDETGHSAPHGIVVEPETEEEKELYERASKLRRPQNRSDH, from the coding sequence ATGGCAATAAAGAATTTTGAGACGCATCATTTGGTGACCGGGGCCGATACCAATCATCACGGGACTTTGTTCGCCGGTCGCGGCGCTGCCTGGTTTGTGGAAGCCGGCTTTGTGGCTGCCGCCAGCCTGACCTGTACAGCAGAGACCGTATGCGCTACGGTGCATGGCATGGTTTTCAACCGGCCCGTAAAAAAAGGCAGTATTCTGCGTTTTGACAGCCGCGTTGTTTATACAGGGCGTTCCAGTCTGGTCGTATATGTAGATGTGGTGACCGCCGACAAGGAAGAGTTTGTAGTTGACGGCTTTTTGACCTTTATTCATGTGGATGAGACCGGTCATTCGGCGCCGCACGGCATTGTGGTGGAGCCGGAGACGGAGGAAGAAAAGGAGCTCTATGAACGGGCCAGTAAACTCAGAAGACCGCAAAATCGCAGCGATCATTAA